ATGACCTGGAACAAACAGTCAACAATGAGTCCTTTACTAAGAGCTGCTCTGGGACCTGCCCACCAGTGGTTTATCATTTCATCCCAGCGCTGCCAAACCTGGAGCTGTGAAGCTGGATTGCTGATGGGAGGGGCCAAGGCTTTTATGAGTTAGTTTCGTCCTTTCCCATGCTCTAGGCCAATGTCATAACAACATGGTACGGCTTTTACTGCAAATGACAACAGCTAAAATATTAAGACTTATTGCTTGTTTAGAAATAGTTATATGTGAGTGTTATGCAAGCTAAAAGAATACTGTTGTGCAACATATCCTAGAGTGCAGACAGAGGAACCCCTCATAGTTGCAACCGTAATCTTACTTAAACATGCTGACCGCTATCTTTACTCTGCATGTCAAGATTTTTACTCAGCATGTAAAGATATACAGTGTCAAACTCCATATTGTAACTTTCCACTCCAAACTGAAGATGTAGTTTTCCACtccaagacgcacacacacacgcagacacacgcgaGAACCTTAGGATAAAAGGAGACTGACAGTTCCTCAGACAACTCTGTACCACCATTGACTTGTCTCCTTGCTGCATGCCACAAGAAATAAACTGCCTTCACTCCAGAAACTTTGTGCACTACTTGATAAAAGATTTTTCTGACAACCAACTCAAATGTGAAACTCAATTAGCCGGCCAAACATTTCTCCCTTTATAACACTAACAGATTTAACAACCTGTTCACTGCAGTCGGACTGTATTTCCAAACTGACCCTAGCATGAGAAGAGAAGCCAAGCTGTGTTTCACCTGACTTGATGTTTTGCCAGTCTTCTCTCAAATCAGCAGGGATCTGAGAATGCAGCCTGTCCTCCTGCCAAATCCTATCTTTGCCAACCGGGAGTATGCAAAGGGCCCCAACTTCGGCTAAAAGGTGAGTGTTGGCTAGGGTTGTGTTAGGCCATTCATGACCATCCCTTAACAATTAGGAGACTCACAGTGTTCATTACCAACAGACTATATCTCTGGCATCTCTGACAAATGTGGGACGTGCTGCACAAAAATGTTTCATGCTCACCTCTTTGTCTCTGGCTCTGTTGACAGGATTGCGCAGAGAAAAACAACAGACCAGTAAAAATTCTTCTCCGATAAGGGGCATAACATATCGCCTGACTGTTGACTGTGTTGTCTCTCTGGTTGTGAAACAAGTCTGAACTCCTTCAATGGTCTTGTAAAGAGGTCGTTACATAGTGATCAAAAGCAAATAACGGAACAAATAAGGTACAAGAGGTAAAGGCTGCACACTGCCGGCCCAGTGGTGAGCTCTATGTGTTCAAGCAGGCCACCGAGGGGTCAAGCCTTTGTCTTTGGTCATAAAGAGAGTTGATCTCTAAGCTTTGGGAACATGGGGTTGCTTCCCAATGTTTGTGCACAGGTGTCTATTCCTTCCTTTTGAGACAGTTTCAGCTTGAAAAACTTCACTTGGGTTAAGTTGTTTGACGActtcttttcatttcattttgcaTATCTTTCCAGCAGCTGCAAAGTCCTGTGCTGCTCTTAATGATCTGTTATTGTCAGGTATGAAAGTACAAGTTAGTCTGAATGAGGTGATGTCTGTTCGGCAGCAACAAACAAGCAGAGGCATGAGTAAAGTGTGAGCAAATGACACAGCAAATTCTCACACCAGCCTTCTCTGCATCGTTTAATGATTATCTTAATGTTTGCATCTACAGTAGCTGGTTATAGATTTATACCCTTACAACATGGGATGGATAAGTGGTTCTGGTCTTGGCAGAGCCTTTGTCAGTTTCattaacacacgcgcacacgcacacacaaacacacccaaggGAATGAGCTATGACCTGACTAATGCCCTCTATCCCCCCTGAGTGAGAGTTATGGTGTGATAGGTGATGGATGTGTCCATACTCTCTAATTAAACCCTGAGATGAGCACCATCACTCCCCCTCCTAAAAGACCGGGGTCACGCTCCCCTCGGCCTCCATCCACTCCCCACAGCACATGTTCCAGCTGCCGGTCCTGGAACACGCTCATGCCAGCATGATGATTTACATACGTGTTAATGGCCAACGGGTGGGGTGAGGGACGCTGCGGGGCCACATTGCAGGCGGAGGACCGACCTTCATCACCACCTCCatactcctcctcatcctcgctgTCTTCATCATCACCCTTCTCCACGGGGGCCAAGGTGATTTGCTGGTTGGCAGAGCCTCGTCAGCCTCTTGGACTGATGTGAAACATGGAGGTGTCCTTCTGCAGGTGAAGGGGCTCCCATCCATTACACACCTGACAGCCATTTCTGCTAATTAATGATGCCTCGTTAGCCAAAGGGATGACTCATCGTGTCAGTGCTGAGTGGAGAGTTGGAGAGGCAGGATCAGGGGATCAGAAGTAGACCAGGTACAGTGTGATGGTATCTTATCTGGACCGATACATGCCATTTGTCCGTTAATAACCCTGGAACATGAATTAGGAGCGTGCAGCAGTACACTCGTCTAATTAATGGAAATGATTAATTAATGGAAATGTGGATGTGGAATACAAGAATGCACTGTTACAGTTGATGAGAGAGACATTGATTGATGGCAAGGATGTCCAGGATCCTTCACAGCTGTggtcgtcctctctctctctctctctctctctctctctctctctctctctctctctctctctctctctcgctctctctcgtttcACACACTGACATTTTACATGACATTTTTACCATAACAGATTAGAAACATTAAAAATAAAACTTACAAGGATAAAAACCCACATGTATATTCACACATGGAAATATTATGACTGCATAAAGGGAGTTCTATGCTGTAAACTGTGGGCAGAGGAGtgcagactgggagagagacagagacagcagtaAATTCTCCAGATAAGGTAGGACAAAGAGCTTCATtcagaacacagccacaccgcTGAAGCCATCAGGAAACATAAATATATTAAATTAAATGATCCATGCCTCTAAATCTTACTGACTGGTCAAACATTTGTAAATGCCTCGTAACTCATGTTTTTGATTTGACAGTAAGGAGTGCTGTATGCGTGCTGTTGTGAGGAGAATGGCATTTTCATGTGACTTCaatagagggtagagagagatggagaaggagagagagagaaagagagatagagagagagaaagagagagaggaggagagaagcaagTCAGTGCTGATCGATGCTGGTCAGTGACCATGCTGTCACATCACCGTGACAACAAGTATCGGAAACAAACAGGTCAAACCCACATCCATTGGTGAGTAAAGTATTTGTCCCCATAGCGGCCCAGGCCAGCAGTTACCATGGAGACCAGAACTGTTTCGGATTCCCCATGCAGACGAGATTGACCTGGGAACAACTCCACTGTCTCCTCGACTCCTACACAAGAGCCTGAGGCATGCTGTTCACTATCACTTTGtactctgctcctccaccccctccaccctccttctgttcctctcatattcctccaccctccttctgttcctctcatattcctccaccctcctcctgttcctctcatatatctccaccctcctcctgttcctctcatattcctccaccctcctcctgttcctctcatattcctccaccctcctcctgttcctctcatattcctccaccctcttcctgttcctctcatattcctccaccctccttctgttcctctCATATTCCTCCACATTCCTGGAAGCGTTGTTTACATGACAGGAAGTGTGCGCCTAACATCGAGGAGATCATGTGATGGTGTAATGCACAGCACTCTGCTTGATACCAATACCTTGCGCTGTCTTTGATGTCACATGAAAATCCACAGCAGAGCTGACACAGGCCTCTGGGAAAGTCTCCTGTTTCATCAATGATTTAGATAATGTGCATATGCCTGACCAAACCCAGTCAGAACAGATAAaaggtgtgtttatgtgtgtatgagagagagaagtagggagagtgagagagcaagggTGTGCATGCTTTTCACCTAACAGGATACATTGAGACTTAGGTTGTCTGCAGTGAATGATTAACCATCCGCATGCACACTCaagcacatacccacacacacactaacacaaatgcacacgcaCAGAGCATCACAGGTATTTTCTCAGACAAGGGCAGGATGTCAAGGGTGAGAGGCCTGTCAGACTAAAACACACAGTCTTTGATGTGCATTTCTAACATGCCTTTACAACCCTCTCAGACTTCGATACAGTTGGAATTCCCAGTCAGCAAGCATTGTTTGGACCAAATGAATAATTTCCAACAAGTTCCCTTTGTATATTTATCCTAAACTACAAAAGCAGTGTTTCAGAAATCTGTTGCCGCTTTATAGAAAAACCAATATAAACATTTCCAGACACCTGTGTCAATATTTGATCATAGAGGGTGGTTTGAATAGATAAGTTCTCAACTGCCTGATGCTGTCTCATAGTCAAATTCCTTTGACACTCCCTTTTCATGGGTCAGATAAACTCAATAAAATGTTCTCACAACACAacttcaggagtcaggtggctgagcggtgagggagtcggactagtaatctgaaggtcgccagttcaattcccggccgtgccaaattacgttgtgtccttgggcaaggcacttcaccctacttgcttcggggcaatgtccctgtacttactgtaagtcgctctggataagagcgtctgctaaatgactaaatgtaaatgtaatgtaacttgGAACAATGTGCAAGGAAACATCAAAACACACTATCCAATCTTCAAGAGGTCACATTGGACTCAGTAGCCAGGCTGAGATCTATCTGCCTGCTTGATGGTGATGAAGGAGGCTATTAACACTGCTTGACCAACCTGCTCTTTGACGCGAAGGAGAATCAAAGGCTAGGAGAGAGATGGTCAGTAGGAGAGGGGCCAGGAGAGGCCATCTCCCCTCTTCAAACATCTCCTGGGTTCACGTGCAACAGGGGGGCTTAACCCCGACTTGACCTAGCTGGGCGTGGCTTCCTGTCAGGCACTAGCTCCTCCAGGACGCAGGGCGCAGGACTGGAGGCTCAATAGAAAGCACTGCTCATTCATCCAGggcccctgtacacacacatctgcactaTATCAATAATCTGACTGTCAGAATGTCAACATTGGATATGAAGGGGATTCAAATTGATGatacaacattttaatgtaattgAAATGTATCCAATACAAACATAAGGCTAGCACAAATCCTTTCGCAGGCACACGTCTTGCAACTTGATCTCTCAATTTAatgctgttttttgttttgtttctaatGACTCTTGAATAAAATAAGTAATGAAAGAAGCTTGATTCGTCTAAGATGTGCCTGTGTAGAATCATGGAAGCATGCTGTCATGTGCTTTCACTGTCAAACCTTGTAGAAGTTATGCTACCGCAGATGTGAAGCATCACATCCACTAAACCACAGTGAAGTCACCTGATCAGGCAAAGATTCACAGTGGGACGAGTACTGACAGTGACCCGGTGTAGGCACCATTCTACATTTAATCCATGCTATCAGGGCATCTCTTGCAATCCTTTGGTCGGTCTTTTAAGCATATATAAATAGACAACATCAGGGGAAAAGtaaaaggacagagggaggtgaCAACCAAAAGGGTGATCTGTACAAGTGTACACCTCTCCCGCTATGACCTGGAGGCCGGCCAACAGCTCACATTCCTCCTACTGCCTCTATTGTCTCAGTCTGAGACACAGGGTGGCACAGACCTGCTGGGCAAGACCGACTGACACAGAacaaaatacagagagagagagagagagagagagagagagagagagagagagagagagagagagagagagagagggagagatagagactaagagaaagagagcgaggtggagggagggtgggcacACAAatccgcccctcctctctctctgttgtgtttgtgagtctCCTCCAGGAGGGAGGGACTCCGtctgagagggaaggagtgattCCCTGGAGGGTAAGGTCTGGGAGTGGGGACAGAAAACACCCAATAGGCACATCCCAGTGtgcacagagacagagtgaataGAGCCTGAGAGGAGTTGCTGCTTCTTGTGGCTGCAGAGTAGTCCTACTGCTAGGGGCAAAcagaggggtggagtggaggacAAGCTGGATGCAGGAATTTCAGGTCACAAGGGCTTGTGTGGCAGCTTTAGCCTGGACTAGACTGGGTTGGACTAGGTCGGTTCTGGCTGGGAGCCTGGTGTTCGATCTCTCGACTGACAGCAAGGGAGACATGTAGCCTGTAAGGGAGTAAACACACTGAGAAGAGCACACACGTAGAGACTGTGTGGGaaaaacagacacatacacaaacgttcttctttgtatttgtgtgggtaGCACGGAGGTTGCCATTTGGTGTGCCCCCCTTTTTTAACACCCGATGATGTGGTCCTTTGGGGAGTATGCCAGCTTGCTGTTGGTGGCAGCTGCTCTAGGAATGTACCACTtagtggagggggggtgctctGGAAAGTGTTGCCAAGGCACAGACCTCACCTGCGTGACGACCGATTGGAGGATGGACCGAGTATATGGAACGTGCTACTGTGACGAGGGCTGCATCAGGACCAAGGACTGCTGCTTCGACTACTCCACAGAGTGTCCAGGTAAGAGACGTCACTATACTACAAGTCAGACATCGAAACTGAgccaaaagaaagaaatagaaagCCAGCAAACACAACAAGTGCACATGCGATAACGTTGAAAATAAATGCTGTCACCTTTTAAAAGAATGGCGGTTATACTGGCCAACACACTTGATATTTCCTTGTACTGCTCATCAACTGGCAAACGTCCATACTGTAAGTTCCCTCTGTATCTGATAGCCTCTTGATCTCCAGCAATCTACCTCTTGGCCCAGGGCAGTCTCTTCTCAAAAGAAATTATATGCTTTCTCCTCAGTACTGTACTCTGATACTTCTGTcacgaggcatgtgtgtgtgtgatatggaaGCATTGATAAGTAACTGGTGGGGAATGTCAACCACATTATCCTAAATGTATCTGAATGTATTAATAATCATTTTCTAAGCAGGTTTGGTATGTGGGATGAACACACTGCACCTCATACCACATCTTATACAGGGGGCCTACTCTCTCTAAATCAATCTGCTCAACATCAAAGCTCAAATCTCATAAAGCTTGAGGGTCTACTGAAAAGAAAATCACAGGATTAAATGGCTGAATGGACTCAAGTTCATTTGGCCTGTTCTCAAGCCACTCAGGGTTTAAGAAGGAAACATAAATTCTTCAAGTCCAAATCAATTTCCAACCGAGTCCAACTTCCACTTCGACAGGTTACATGCTCTACTTTGCATGCCCACTCCACTGGACAATTGCATTCATTAAGACACTGTTGATTGTTGAACTACTCAGTTACAGACATTACTGACTGTATTCATGCACCCTACTGTTTTTCAAAACAACTCTACAAACAGTGGAGTTTTAACAGTTGGTTACTGTTCAGTAGTGAGTTTAGGCTTAGTCCTGGTCCCCACCTCGTGTTGGTCCCCACCTCGTGTTGGTCCCCACCTCGTGTTGGTCCCCACCTCGTGTTGGTCCCCACCCCGTGTTGGTCCCCACCCCGTGTTGGTCCCCACCTCGTGTTGGTCCCCACCTCGTGTTGGTCCCCACCTCGTGTTGGTCCCCACCTCGTGTCTCCCGTGTGTGtggccctccagcccagccgTGTGTGGTGACTGAGTGGAGTTACTGGAGCGGCTGCTCCCAGCCCTGCCAGCCCTCGCTGAGAGTCCGCCGGAGGCACATCCTGCAGGAGTCGAGAAACAGCGGAGAGCCCTGCTCCAGTGTGGAGGAGAAGGCTGGCTGCAGGGAATACAGAGACCACCAGGGGACTCACTGTGGAGTCAACATAGGTACACATGCTAGCATCACACGCCCACACATTCTTATATGACAGTACATTTGGTGTATCAAAATTGATCTTTGCTCAGGTCCAGCATTCATCACCAGCATTAAGTTTGGTAGAGGAAGGCCAAAGCATGATGTCTATGGAACCTCTCTGGACCCTGGGTATGTTTTCTAATCACAGTTTACATTACACAATACACACAGATAAGATACTGTCTGTATTATCGCAGAAAAAGAGAGCTGGaatttcaggggaaacgaaTATTGAAGTCACAGACCAAGCCTCATTTTAACAGTGTGAAAGTTCATCTTCATCCCTGTGACTCTTATTGTGACAGAAACAGCCCATTAGCCTCTCAGAGTAAAGTGCACAAATATGCCAGCTCACCTGGACACCtggctgtgacacacacacacccactatgTTGTCAGCTTTATGAGTCTTTGCTGAGCCCTTTGAAATTAAACACTGCTCTCCGAAACATGAATGGCAGTATAGTAGCCTACAAAGAACTGAAGCCCAAAGGGTGGGTCAGAtatgaacagacagaccacacccagCTTTAGGTCTGCCTGACCAAGATCCCAAACAAAGACTCATAACACTGTCAACATGGTCTAACTGCATTTTACGACAGTAACGTCAATTGACAATACCAAAAAGGGGCTCAGTGGTGAAGCATTTGATTGGGGATCAAGACGTTATCAGTTCAAATATTCCTGCAGGGTGCTTTTGCTAATGAATAGATCAAGTATTTAAAAGAACCTGGCACCAATTGCATATATCCAACCTGTTCTCTCTGCCAGGTTCTGTATGAAATACAAGATGGAGTCTCTCACCCCTCACTGCACACTGGAgaaccagccacacacacaatggatgCAGTACTTAAGGGAGGGTTACACGGTGTGTGTGGCCTGCCAACCACCTGCCATGCAGAACCACAGCAGCAGTTGCCAAGGGGACGGACAAGAATCTGACAGGTATGGAGTCACAGGGAGATCAACTGGCAAAATGTCCAAAAACTGTCCCTACACAAGATGTTGTCAGCTTTTTCCTGTGCTTGAGCTGTAACATGTGACTCGGGgaaacatgttcacacacagccGTGTGTGTTGGAGTAACCACAGTCATGTCTTTGTACTGGGCAACCTGGACCCCTCACCACTCTCCTGTGAACATGACCTTTGCACATTTCTAAACCGTGGTATTGGTGCAAGTGTTCCGTTAGCGCTGAAACTTGCCCTAAATATCACCTCCCATCACTCTACTCCTTGCAACAGAAAATGCCCAAAATAAACCCTCCTGCTAAACGATTTCACTGTTTAAGCACACTGAACTCCGCTTGACGATATTGCCACATAGGCCTTGGTATTTGACATCCTTCAGTTGCCTACAAATGGCTTCCTTAACACTCCCATTAAACGTCACCATGAAATGCTGTGACAGtattgtacctgtgtgtgttgcagtgatgCCCTGCTCCACTGGCAGGCAGTGGGAAGCCCTCGCTGCAGAGGCacgtggaagagagtccagaggACCCAGCAGTGTTCCTGCCCACAGGTTCACAGCTTTGTCTTCATATAAGTCTCAACATCCATCTCACCACACAACAAGACTGGCTGAGATATTTCCAGCTGGACCAGAATACCCTATGTTATTTATTAAAAGATTCAGCATGCATTCAGTAACATTATAGAGACATGAACATACTGCTCCACCATTATAAATCTGATGAGAGTCTGGAGTTGGACAAAGAAATAATACATATAGAAAACTGTTTTAATGTCAGCCATTTGGTGACTGTATGTATGGGGACAGTTAGAAATCACATTCCAAAGCACGACCCTCACATTTGCAagatgaatttaaaagtatgtaTAATACAACTTGTGTAAAATGTACAATAAATTGAATACAATATGTTTTTTCCCCAATGTTTTGCACACAAATCCCATCTAGTTAGATATGCATTTTCTGTGTTGttcgccctctgctggtagtaGCTAAACTTGACATACTCAAAACATGCCACCACACCTCTGGAGCCTTCAAACACACTAGAGTAGAGCGTTCAAGCAGCGTATGTCCAAGCTCCTATGATGTATAACTATGAAGGAAAAAGTGAACTGCAAGTGGTCGAAGCTGCATCCTCCAACAGAGACACTGGCTGTTGAGTTTATCATGTTGAACACATTAAAAAGCGATGCACTGCATTTCACTAAAACATATTGTACATTCAAATGTATAAAAAGTTGGCCCAAATGTAATTCCTCATTAGGGCAGCTCAGGTACAATCAGAGAGCATCTTTAATCCATTAAATGCTTCTTCAGAATCCTCCAGCGGTCTTTGAGCATGACACCGGTGCGATTCCCAAAGTCGTAGAAAAGCAGGATTTTAGACCACTTTCCCTCGCCGTAGCGTTCCACGCCCTCAATGATCTTCTGATCCTGCAACGCTGTCCACTTAAAAACGACAACACACAGGCCATGAGCTAGCAGGAACACACTACATCACATGGTGCAACGCTCATATCTCTTATTTCTGGAAGCTTGCAGTGTGTCTGCTGTGCAGCCTCCGTACTGGACCCCCCTATCCAGGTGAACATTGGTGTTACTGACCTTCCGCTTGCCTCTGCTCTTCAACTCAGGGTGGGTAGGCGAGGCTGCTCCTGACTGGAGCCGATCTCCGTCTTCTGATAATAACAGACGCAAACAAACGCACTCTAGTTTTCAAATGTTTCTCTTTATGAATTATCAATCATTAGCTTCAGAGAAGACAAGTAAAAATGTTATGAATATACAagtacacacgcatacagtatATAGGTGAACAGGATGTAAACAAATAGCTGTGCTGGATCGTGTACTGATGGAAAGGGAAAACCCACCTCCGTTTCCGATCCTCCTGAGTACAACCACAGGCTTCTTCCCAGATTCAGGTTTCCACGGGAGCTCATTCTTAGTTGACAGCAGTTTCTTTTTGGGTCTGAGGAGAAGCATTATATCATGAGAGATGTTCTGTTTGCCCCTGCATTTGCCCCTAATGTAAGTGACCATAACTCTCTGTGCTGCTTTGATGACCACATGTACGGGCCTAGCGACAGACTTGACCCTGCTGCTGGCGTGAGCGGTGAACATTGACATAGCAAGGAGACTCAATCACTCATGGCAGAACTGTGTCTTTTATACTCACCTCTTAACCGGGGTTTCTTTGTTACTGTATGAAACAAGGCACATAACATATTCAGACTGGAATATTAAAAGCATTATAGACAGTTGTTGAAACAGCAGCGCACACTACTGTGGACGGTTATGTTTTTTTAACCGTTTTCCATAGAGAATATCTAAACAGCGACTTACTCCTGAGTGACTGGGGTGGATTCACCGGTTGACTGTGACTGTGTTTCACTCTCTTCAGTCCCCGAGTCCTCCAGCTGGTCAGGGCATGCCTTAACCACCTTGGTGGCAGCCTTAAGGACAGATACAGGCtttacaaacacatttacatttagtcatttagcagacgctcttatccagagcgacttacagtaagtacagggacattccccccgaggcaagtagggtgaagtgccttgcccaaggacacaacgtcatctggcacggccgggaatcgaactggcaaccttctgattacaagccctcttccctaaccgctctgccacctgactccctaacccccTGGGCCGACACCGTGCCCTCAACCTTTACCCAGCAGCTACAACATAAAAGAACACCTAATTCAACATGGTTGAATACAGAACGGCAGATCTGACTGACAGCTCCAATTAGATCTGACTGTTAAAGCATGACCAGGAACAGTCAGTGGACCATTACTCATAGGAAAGGGCTTGACTAGCAGCTAGCGCTACAGGCCTATTCAGTGGTTCATAGGCTCCACAAGGAACAGGTCTCATTATGGGGAAtatggtggagcagaaaattGGTTCCCAATATTATATCTAAACCTTTTCCTGTTTGAACAATGGCTTGGTTCACTGGAGCATACATTGGCATTAGCCAAGATCATATTGCTCCTTTAAACACATTGAAGTTCACACTGACTCTACTTCCAGATAATAATATATCGTGTTGATCAATAAATCTGGCGGGGTTGACTACAGTCAATACTGCTGGCAGGTTCAGATGCTTCCTTTTAGTAGGCAAACATTGAAATGTGTTTAACACCTTGAGGAGGAAGTCACAAGGGTGCAGTTTCAGGTAGGCCTGCAGAAAGTTCAGGATGGCATCCAGTAGGCGAGCGAAGCTGAAGTTGAGGAGGTACGAGTGGTAGGTGTCCTTCCTCTTTATGATGGATGACAGCTTGATCCCCAAATTCTGTGGAGGGCCAGGGGTACAGCTCTCACCAAATGCCAATGCAGAGGGAAggttataaaaatgtatttcataAGATAATCATATAATATACAAGATTGAGTCTAACCTGTGGGATTTCACATTCCTTCAACAGCCACTTGAGGACAGTGGAGGCCATGGAGCACTGACCCATCTCCAAGCACACAGCCACCGACTGGAGAAGAAGAAACACATATTGTTTTTCTTATCTTTAAATGATTAATGTATGTTAATCAAAAGCAAAATGCCAGCCGTTAATTCTGACTAGCAACATTATTATTAGAGCCCTGAAAAGAACTGTACGGTACTTTCCTAGAAATAAAAGGATCAATCGGGCCTGGGAACCAGAAAAAAAGGACAAGGGAAAGTGAAAGCTGTGGGGCATTTCACCTTACCTGAACATATAAGAGATTGGTAATGTCCTCAAAAAGACGGTCGTCAGCCACAGTTTCTTTGAGTAGTTTCCAAATGTTTATGGCAGAAATAAGAGGTGTCACTTCAACCCCATCATAATGCATGTCTGTAACGAAGATTACTGACATTAATACCACCAGCTAATGCTAGCTATTGTATTGATGCTAATGGCAGAAGCAAAACTTCTTTAAGCTTTGCAAAATATTTGTAACTTACCCAAATCCTTCCCGTGCATTACCCTAGTGACGAACCCCGCTATGCTTCTCTTCTGAGACAAATCGAAGTTAATGAGAGGCATACTCCCAAGTATTGCTGAAATTAGATAAAAATATGTTGATATCAGTTTGCTGCCACTGTACCGTACCAGTAGTAGTTTGATGGTTGTTTAGCCCAGAGCCATAGGTTAGCCTAAAGCTAATGTTTACATCACAACTTACCGTCCAAATTAATGACCGTTTTCTCAAATTCCTCTAGTTTATCCTCCTTAAAGTAACGACACATACTGACAAAATGAAAGTCAATCATCCATCGTTTACAAAGAGTTGTAACTTTCGAAAATTCCACCATATCATCATCCGTGCAAGGTGTCTCCAGTTGACTTGTATCAGccgccatgtctgtgtgttttggaaacttTGAGAGGT
Above is a genomic segment from Osmerus mordax isolate fOsmMor3 chromosome 15, fOsmMor3.pri, whole genome shotgun sequence containing:
- the LOC136958044 gene encoding somatomedin-B and thrombospondin type-1 domain-containing protein, encoding MMWSFGEYASLLLVAAALGMYHLVEGGCSGKCCQGTDLTCVTTDWRMDRVYGTCYCDEGCIRTKDCCFDYSTECPAQPCVVTEWSYWSGCSQPCQPSLRVRRRHILQESRNSGEPCSSVEEKAGCREYRDHQGTHCGVNIGPAFITSIKFGRGRPKHDVYGTSLDPGFCMKYKMESLTPHCTLENQPHTQWMQYLREGYTVCVACQPPAMQNHSSSCQGDGQESDSDALLHWQAVGSPRCRGTWKRVQRTQQCSCPQVHSFVFI
- the terf1 gene encoding telomeric repeat-binding factor 1; protein product: MAADTSQLETPCTDDDMVEFSKVTTLCKRWMIDFHFVSMCRYFKEDKLEEFEKTVINLDAILGSMPLINFDLSQKRSIAGFVTRVMHGKDLDMHYDGVEVTPLISAINIWKLLKETVADDRLFEDITNLLYVQSVAVCLEMGQCSMASTVLKWLLKECEIPQNLGIKLSSIIKRKDTYHSYLLNFSFARLLDAILNFLQAYLKLHPCDFLLKAATKVVKACPDQLEDSGTEESETQSQSTGESTPVTQDNKETPVKRPKKKLLSTKNELPWKPESGKKPVVVLRRIGNGEDGDRLQSGAASPTHPELKSRGKRKWTALQDQKIIEGVERYGEGKWSKILLFYDFGNRTGVMLKDRWRILKKHLMD